In Verrucomicrobiia bacterium, the DNA window TGAAGTGTTTTGCTGTTACTTCTACTAGTAGTATAGCTTATCGCGCTCACGCTATATGTAGTATTTTTGCCTGCAACTTGCCCTCCGTGCATAGTGCTACGCCAAGACTACTGTACAGAACTTATGGGATCAGGGTAGAGTACCCACTCCGCGACTGCCGTTTTAGCAAGGTGCGTCTTAGCTTGACTATGCCCCTCTGCTTTTGTAGATTTCCAAATTGAAAATCCTTCGGCTGTCCAGGGACGTTTTTCGGTAATCCATTGTTCTGGTCGAGCAATGGCAACCATAGGAACTCCCTGTCTCTGGGCAGCTACCGCCAATTGCAAATCTGAAGCATTACGCATTGGAAAATCCTCATCGAGGTCAAGTTTAATTGTATCCCGGCTCCACATTGTTGTTGCCGTGCCCAGTAGGTGCACCTGGCGTGCCTTGTCGAGTGGCTCATAGAAACGAAAGCGCTCATCACGCGACTCAACAAAATCTTCTACAGGGTGCAGAAACGTGGAGCCATGAACGCCGACAATAGCCTGCCCCCCCGAGCATCAAATTCGCGAACGAGCGTTGAGACGTAATCGTCCGGATAGCCTAGATCATCGTCAATAGTTAGGTAGTGAGTATGATCTTCCAGGCCATCTTTTCCGTCCATCCAGTAGAGTTTGCCTTCGGCACCGAGGTCACCTCGAGCATCACCAGAGAGCGTTGCTTCTTCAGGGCCAAGGAAGTCCGGCACCTCCACGAAGTTATTGAGGTAGACGCGCAAAACATCTACTTGTGGACGTATGGTTTCGACCACTTCTTCTAAATAGGGCAAACGATCCGGCATAGTAGCCATTCCTGCGACGAGCATATAGATACTCCATTTAAAGGATTAATTTTGTAACCTGACTAGGCGGCTATGTGAACGATTTCGCGAAAGCTCTCAATAATATGGGTGGGATGTAACCGCCTGAGCTCTTCAATGTCATAGAACTTGGCGTGCTCAGGTGGAAAGAACAGGACAGAATCAACCCCAGCGTTATTAGCGGCCCTGATATCACTGGCTGCGTCACCAACCATGACGGCTTCGACTTTTGTAGCACCGAATAGTTTTATCGCCCTCTCGATTGGTTCGGGGTTTGGCTTGTGGTGCGTGACATCATCACCGCACACGATTAGGTCAAACATATCTTGCAGCTTGTACTTTTCTAACAAAGGGTCGATCTGGCCATGACGTGAAGTTGTTACGAGTGCGATTTTTTTGCCTGCTTTATGGAGCATATCAAGTGTCACTAATGCATCGGGGTAAAGTTCAACATTCGGTGCTTCACGGGTGGCGATCTCGTCTGCCTCAGCTACCATAGCGTCAATATCAGTAATCCCAAGTGCTTCCATACGTTCTTGAAAGACCGTAAAGTTGGCACCAATTTCTTCATCACTAAAGAAGTGGCCACGCTTCTCCAGCGGCACCTTGAGGGCCGCCAGCCAAATGTCGAGGGTTCGCGCCAGATTACCATCCCAGTCCAACAGGATATATTTGTATTGTTTCACAGCGCATATTTTAGCAGGCTTTGGTTAAGCGCCCGAATCAAAATAAGAAATATTAGACCGTACAGTAATAGTGGCTTGTACGAGTTTCAGGTAAACCGAAGGTGCAATTTGCCCTCCGAGCATAGTGCTATACTGCTTGACTATGAGCACGCTAGAAACTTTCCGGTATGATGATTTATCTGACAACCTGCGGGCGAGTGTACATGACGACCTAGCAAGTACTACCTTGAAGCACATCATGGCCAACCCTGACCTATTCGAGCCACTTCCCTACGACCCAGAAAAACACAGGTCACAACAACTCGAAACCGTTGAGTTATCGCCCACTCTTGCTACCTACGA includes these proteins:
- a CDS encoding HAD-IIIA family hydrolase — protein: MKQYKYILLDWDGNLARTLDIWLAALKVPLEKRGHFFSDEEIGANFTVFQERMEALGITDIDAMVAEADEIATREAPNVELYPDALVTLDMLHKAGKKIALVTTSRHGQIDPLLEKYKLQDMFDLIVCGDDVTHHKPNPEPIERAIKLFGATKVEAVMVGDAASDIRAANNAGVDSVLFFPPEHAKFYDIEELRRLHPTHIIESFREIVHIAA